In Oryza sativa Japonica Group chromosome 8, ASM3414082v1, the sequence GGAGTATGACTGAACCAACCAAACAGAAGAGATGTTCAGCTTAAACATACTTTGCCTGTCTTTTGGTAGGCTACAATATGTAGTGTGCAATCTGGCATGATCATTCAGTGATGCTGTAACCTAGTGGATCAGCAACTTTCACATAGAACACCCTAACCTGCCACTTATCCAGCTTCTCAGCACGGATGTTGCAGATAACGCCGTCATCAAGGAAGACAAGAATCGCAGTCCACCTTCCAAGAAAGACCTGGTCACATTGAGAATATCAGAATTTTGCATGGTTCAGAATGTTCAAGTATCATATCAATTTTGTGTGGTTCGAACCTATGGTATAAAACACATTCTATAAGGAATTTGTTATAGATCAACAGTACAAGCATAACATATAGCTATGCAAGAGGTCAAGCTGTCAGTATGAAAGACGGATACAGTGGTAAATAAGGAAACCGGGTGATCTATAATTAGCACTAAAGAGCACCGATATACttatgatatatttttaaagttgcGACCTTCAATGTTATAGAACTACTATTGCCATGGTAAAATGAAGTAATGAGCTGATAAGCAACATTTTGTTTACTGTGCTCATACAAGGGCAGataaatatttgatatatgGACTATGAGTTTTTTCTCTTCTCGCATACCTTCACAAGAAAACCCTGCATCTCTGAATTAGCTGTTCTGTTAGCAATCCGCAGCTCAAATAACAGAGTACTTTCCAGTTTGGGCAGAACCAGGAAGGTTCAGAGCATGATTGGCACAATCCTCAAGGACACGTTTCAATTCTGATTTCGCCTTCTTGACAGATAATTCAGTGGGTCCCTCTATGAACAGGTACAGCTTGCGCTCATTTGCACCAACAATTTTTCCTTGAGGAATAAATGTCCCCCTTGTAGTGATTGCAGCTTCAGTCCAATCCTGAATAGGACCCAAAGTCTCTTTGTGAGTGATCTTCCAGCGTGCATTTTGTGGGAAATCATTAATGTCAAGTTCAACCTCATAATGTTCTGGGACTACATGTGCCTGTATCCGTGCTAAATTTTGCTGAATGTTCAATGCAGCCTGAAGTGCACGTGCCGTGGCCTCATTATTTGGAGCATTGGCTACGACAGGTATAGAAAGTAAGGACCCTGCATTGGTGCTTTGTACTTGCTGATTGGCATTACTAGCAGCCTTGGCTGCAGCCAAAGTAGCGGCAGCTTGGGCAGCAGCAATAGCTTGTGCTGCAAGGTCACCCCCCGCCTTACGAACCCCTCCTTCCTCATCAGAATCCGAATCTGACTTATCCTCCTCATATCCATATTCCCTTGCCTGAGCCTTCTTTGCAGATCTCCGAGCTTCATCCTCTTCTTCATTGAACTTGAAACCACTTCCACCATACCCTGTTCCATGGGCCTGTTCTGTTCCTTGCTTCACTTTTGCCATGAAACGATCAGCTAGGCCTTTAAGGTCCTGTGGAACAGCCTGTTCAGAAAGCTCCAGAGCCTTGGCAAGATCTGGTGCATACCGCTCCTCTTCGTCAGAAATAAAAGTCACAGCAAAGCCCTTCCTACCAGCATGACCAGTTCGTCCAACACGATGAACATAGTCCTCATAATGGTTAGGGACATCATAATTCACAACCAGCTCAAGCTACTTCACATCTAATTCACAACCAGCAATCAGCAAGTTGCATACGTTGCTCTTGAAATCAGCAAGAGTTGATTCACGGTCAGTCTGATCTTTCCCACCATGTAAAGATAAGCATGGATATCCACGCTGAAACAAGTCTTTAAGTAGAGAATCACATTTATCTTGTGAGTGGACAAAAACAAGAATTTTGCCTCTATCAAACCACTCTCCAAGCAACTCCAACAGCCTCAAGAACCTCTCATTTTCTGGCCGCACCTCAACCAGTTGTGTGATATCTTTGTTGACGACACTCCTCCCACCCACCTGGATCTCAACAGGCTTTGTCAGCACCTTACGTGCCAGTATCTCCACCTGCCGTGGAAAAATGGCTGAGAAAAGAACAGTCTGCCTATCTGGGCGGGTATTCTGAACTATCCGAGTAATCTGAGGCTCAAAGCCCATATCAAACATCCTATCAGCTTCATCCATCACCAAGAATGTAACTCTCCGAAGGTTAGTAATCTTTCCACTGCTGGTGCAAAGGATATCGATCATCCTGCCCGGTGTACAAACAACAATTTCAGCGCCCCTCTTTAGTTCACTGATCTGCTGGGCAACACCTGAACCTCCATAGATAGCTACACAGTTGATGCCAAGCGACTTCGCGAACTTCTTAATGTCTGAATGTATCTGCACCACGAGCTCTCTGGTAGGAGCCATAATGAGCCCAATAGGGCCATCTCCAGGCACAACAGGCGGCTGGTCTTTGACATGCCTGAGCATTGGCAGGACAAACGCTAGAGTCTTGCCCGATCCAGTCTTTGCAATTCCTATACAATCACGCCCACTCATTATGATTGGTAATGCCTGTGCCTGTATAGGCATCGGCTTCTCAAAACCAAGCTTCTTGATGGTGTCAAGGAGCTTGCTGGTCAGCCCACTCTGCACCCATGTTTTTATTGGCTTGGGCACATCTTTCCCATGTACCTTGAGCTCCAGATTTTTCCTGTAGGTAGCCACTTCCTCTCCTGTCATCATTGTGATATCCTTCACCTCAATGTACAAATTCTTCCGGAATGGCTGGTACTCAATTTTGGAATGGTCAACAATAGCCAGCTTTTCTACCTTCGTCTTCTTGACACGTTTCATGAActcctcatcatcctcatctTTCGATCCaccctcatcgtcgtcgtcgtcatcataaTCAGAGTCCGAATCATCCCCTTGCATAATTCTCCCCATTGCCTTCTTTTGCCCTTTCTTATCACCATTACTCACAGCATCCTTTGCACTTTTACCATTCTTATCACCCATGTTGGAAGCAGGCATGCTCTCCATTGATGCCACAGCCGTCTCCAGCTTTGCGACCTCCGGCAACACCATGGAGCTCATGAATGCATCGAGCGGATCAATCTCATCCTCCTCCATAGGAGCAGCAACATTTGCATCATTCACCTCACTCGGCAAATCGGCAGTGATGCCACCGTCATCTTCTGCATTTTGGCTATCCTCCTTGTATCCCTCCTCATCAGACTCCTCACCATCCAGAGTCCACTTCTTCCCGGCATTGGAATCGCCGTCGGCCCCAGCGGCCGCGGCAGGAGTGCCagcaccggccgccgcctcctgctcgcggcgcttcgcctcctcctcctccaaccgCTTCTGCTCCTGCCACTCCttgacacggcggcggcggagctccatCTCCTCGTCGAGccgcttcttctcctcctcaatCATCTTCTGACGCCGCCTCTCGGACTCCTCctcatccaccaccaccaccacctcctcctcctccatggcagccgccgcctccggctccgcgtcgccgcggtggtggtggtggtgcgaggaccggcggcggcgcttgcggTGGCGGTCCTCatcttccccctctccctcctcctcctcctacgccCCATGCCTCCTCGACCGCGACgactcctcgcgccgccgcgcccgctccttctccttgtcgCGCTCCCGCGCCTTGCGCTCCTCGCGATCGCGCTCCTTCTCCCTGTGGTGGCGA encodes:
- the LOC136351412 gene encoding DEAD-box ATP-dependent RNA helicase 45-like, producing the protein MRTMFIVLDELVMLAVPQDLKGLADRFMAKVKQGTEQAHGTGYGGSGFKFNEEEDEARRSAKKAQAREYGYEEDKSDSDSDEEGGVRKAGGDLAAQAIAAAQAAATLAAAKAASNANQQVQSTNAGSLLSIPVVANAPNNEATARALQAALNIQQNLARIQAHVVPEHYEVELDINDFPQNARWKITHKETLGPIQDWTEAAITTRGTFIPQGKIVGANERKLYLFIEGPTELSVKKAKSELKRVLEDCANHALNLPGSAQTGKYSVFLGRWTAILVFLDDGVICNIRAEKLDKWQVRVFYVKVADPLGYSITE
- the LOC4344682 gene encoding DEAD-box ATP-dependent RNA helicase 45: MEEEEVVVVVDEEESERRRQKMIEEEKKRLDEEMELRRRRVKEWQEQKRLEEEEAKRREQEAAAGAGTPAAAAGADGDSNAGKKWTLDGEESDEEGYKEDSQNAEDDGGITADLPSEVNDANVAAPMEEDEIDPLDAFMSSMVLPEVAKLETAVASMESMPASNMGDKNGKSAKDAVSNGDKKGQKKAMGRIMQGDDSDSDYDDDDDDEGGSKDEDDEEFMKRVKKTKVEKLAIVDHSKIEYQPFRKNLYIEVKDITMMTGEEVATYRKNLELKVHGKDVPKPIKTWVQSGLTSKLLDTIKKLGFEKPMPIQAQALPIIMSGRDCIGIAKTGSGKTLAFVLPMLRHVKDQPPVVPGDGPIGLIMAPTRELVVQIHSDIKKFAKSLGINCVAIYGGSGVAQQISELKRGAEIVVCTPGRMIDILCTSSGKITNLRRVTFLVMDEADRMFDMGFEPQITRIVQNTRPDRQTVLFSAIFPRQVEILARKVLTKPVEIQVGGRSVVNKDITQLVEVRPENERFLRLLELLGEWFDRGKILVFVHSQDKCDSLLKDLFQRGYPCLSLHGGKDQTDRESTLADFKSNVCNLLIAGCELDVK